The following coding sequences lie in one Enterococcus sp. 9E7_DIV0242 genomic window:
- the rpoN gene encoding RNA polymerase factor sigma-54 produces the protein MKFEQHFSQQQKQIQKLAMTQQLQQSIQVLQYNTEELQAFIENKALENPLIELQTNVTDYTYSGTSSGQYTNEKESNLMNQIPDSPLSLFEYIIDQIHLNYRDTFLRKLVLFLAEFIDLNGYLTISLEQAAEQTGADSIQILDALVLLQQLDPAGVGARDLRECLLLQIERDDRSPVLAYIIIEEEFEAFANRKWAVISKKFDIELSDVQEVFDYVQTLTPSPGSIFGSTAGLYVRPDLKVKVVDGHPTVISNREGIPTIRFQQAYFSKMEKTEDLEVQEYISEKKKEFEWLQKTIVQRGDTILRVGTEIVERQQEFFLKPERPLKPMTLKEIAQKLDIHESTVSRTVNGKYLETEFGSFELRSFFSQGLASSDNEGEDTSVSNVKKLIQEMIDQENKAKPISDQKLVERLKENNIEIARRTVAKYREAMNIPSSSKRKRYD, from the coding sequence ATGAAATTTGAGCAGCACTTTTCTCAACAGCAAAAGCAAATACAGAAACTTGCCATGACACAACAGCTGCAACAATCGATACAGGTACTGCAATACAATACTGAGGAACTTCAGGCATTTATTGAGAATAAAGCACTGGAGAATCCATTGATTGAGTTACAGACAAATGTAACCGACTATACATACTCTGGTACTTCGTCCGGACAATATACGAACGAAAAAGAATCCAATTTGATGAATCAGATTCCAGATAGTCCACTTTCATTATTCGAGTATATAATCGATCAGATTCATTTAAACTATCGAGATACATTCTTACGAAAACTCGTCCTTTTTTTAGCCGAGTTTATTGATTTGAATGGCTATCTGACGATTTCTTTAGAGCAGGCAGCAGAACAGACCGGAGCAGATTCAATTCAAATTTTAGATGCGCTGGTCTTACTGCAACAGCTTGATCCGGCAGGGGTAGGGGCCAGAGATTTGAGGGAATGTCTTTTGCTTCAAATCGAGCGAGATGACCGATCACCTGTACTGGCTTATATTATTATCGAGGAAGAGTTTGAAGCCTTTGCCAATCGAAAATGGGCAGTAATCAGCAAAAAATTTGATATTGAGCTGTCAGATGTGCAGGAAGTGTTTGACTATGTTCAAACATTGACTCCTTCACCGGGAAGTATATTTGGCTCAACAGCAGGTCTGTATGTTCGACCGGATTTAAAAGTGAAGGTCGTAGATGGGCATCCAACTGTTATTTCGAATAGAGAGGGAATACCGACGATTCGTTTTCAGCAGGCCTATTTCAGTAAGATGGAAAAGACAGAAGACTTAGAAGTTCAGGAATATATTTCAGAAAAGAAAAAGGAATTTGAATGGCTACAAAAAACCATTGTTCAACGTGGCGATACGATTTTAAGAGTAGGAACAGAAATTGTTGAGCGGCAACAAGAGTTCTTTTTGAAGCCTGAGCGTCCATTGAAACCAATGACTTTAAAGGAAATTGCTCAAAAATTAGACATCCACGAGTCGACAGTTAGTAGAACTGTCAATGGAAAATATTTAGAAACGGAGTTTGGTTCATTTGAGCTTCGGTCCTTTTTCTCCCAAGGCTTAGCCAGTTCAGATAATGAAGGAGAAGATACATCGGTTAGTAATGTAAAGAAGCTGATCCAGGAAATGATTGATCAGGAGAATAAAGCAAAACCAATATCTGACCAAAAATTAGTGGAAAGACTAAAGGAAAACAACATAGAAATTGCTCGAAGAACGGTTGCGAAATATCGGGAGGCAATGAATATTCCATCATCCTCTAAACGAAAGAGATATGACTGA
- a CDS encoding ABC transporter ATP-binding protein translates to MKQPLIQFKNFTFQYHSQAEPTLHDIDLTIYKGEKVLIVGPSGSGKSTFAQCINGLIPYTYEGEIQGSVTINGKELTETSLFDLSFDVGTVLQDTDGQFVGLTVGEDIAFALENDEVELSEMRAEVGRWAETVELDQFLSHRPQDLSGGQKQRVSMAGVLIDEAPILLFDEPLANLDPATGKETVALIDQLHKQTETTVVIIEHRLEDVLYRPVDRVIVFNDGRIIADMLPDELLQTSILSEQGIREPLYVTAMKYAGVDLSTVTNLSDIEQVAGSGLKEEIAVWMKDIAEPIKKKHEQPQLQLKAINYRYTKNGRNVLDQISVTLNKGEMISIVGKNGAGKSTLCKAICGFITPSSGSMAWEGQSFDQSSIKERADKIGFVMQNPNQMISKKMIWEEVALGLVLRGVSEEEIERRVKKALEVCGLYSFRKWPISALSFGQKKRVTIASILVLEPEMIILDEPTAGQDFKHYTEMMTFLKSLNQSGMTVVMITHDMHLMLEYTERALVVFDGKIIADTKPVDVLTDEALISKASLKETSLFTFAKHLSLPDPYLFTENFMTYDQEVRRK, encoded by the coding sequence ATGAAGCAACCGCTCATTCAATTTAAAAATTTTACTTTCCAATACCACAGCCAGGCAGAACCGACCTTGCATGACATTGATTTGACGATTTATAAAGGTGAAAAAGTTCTTATCGTAGGGCCGAGCGGTAGCGGAAAGTCGACCTTTGCTCAATGTATCAATGGACTGATCCCTTATACTTATGAGGGAGAAATACAAGGCAGTGTGACAATCAATGGAAAAGAACTGACTGAAACAAGTTTGTTCGATTTATCATTCGATGTGGGGACTGTTCTTCAAGACACAGATGGCCAATTCGTAGGTTTAACAGTTGGTGAAGACATTGCCTTTGCTTTGGAAAATGATGAGGTAGAGTTATCTGAGATGCGAGCAGAGGTTGGGCGCTGGGCTGAAACGGTGGAGTTGGATCAGTTCCTCTCACATCGCCCACAGGATCTGTCCGGTGGGCAAAAGCAACGTGTGTCCATGGCAGGTGTATTGATCGATGAAGCGCCTATTCTGTTATTTGATGAGCCGTTGGCCAATCTTGATCCGGCAACTGGGAAAGAAACAGTGGCGTTGATCGATCAGCTGCATAAGCAGACAGAGACGACCGTGGTTATCATTGAACATCGTCTAGAGGATGTCTTATATCGTCCGGTCGATCGCGTGATTGTTTTCAATGATGGGCGAATCATTGCGGATATGCTTCCAGATGAGTTACTGCAAACCTCTATTTTGAGTGAGCAGGGCATTCGTGAGCCTCTTTATGTTACGGCGATGAAGTATGCCGGCGTTGATTTATCAACTGTTACTAATTTATCCGATATTGAACAGGTCGCTGGAAGTGGCCTGAAAGAAGAGATAGCTGTTTGGATGAAAGACATAGCTGAACCGATCAAAAAAAAGCATGAACAGCCACAGCTACAACTGAAAGCTATCAATTATCGTTATACTAAAAATGGTCGGAACGTGTTGGACCAAATCAGCGTGACGTTGAACAAAGGCGAGATGATCAGTATTGTTGGGAAAAATGGGGCTGGGAAATCTACTCTATGTAAGGCAATTTGTGGTTTTATCACACCTTCGTCCGGATCGATGGCGTGGGAAGGACAATCGTTTGACCAGTCTTCAATCAAAGAGCGAGCAGATAAAATTGGTTTTGTCATGCAAAATCCGAATCAAATGATTTCAAAAAAAATGATTTGGGAGGAGGTTGCTCTTGGTTTAGTCTTGAGGGGAGTCTCTGAAGAGGAAATCGAGCGTAGAGTGAAAAAAGCGCTAGAGGTTTGTGGGCTGTATTCATTTAGAAAATGGCCGATTTCTGCTTTGAGCTTTGGACAGAAGAAGCGGGTAACGATTGCTTCAATACTAGTTCTTGAACCAGAAATGATCATTCTGGATGAACCAACTGCGGGACAGGATTTCAAGCATTATACAGAGATGATGACGTTCTTGAAGTCACTCAATCAATCGGGAATGACGGTAGTGATGATTACGCATGACATGCACTTGATGCTGGAATATACCGAGCGTGCACTTGTCGTATTTGATGGGAAGATCATTGCGGACACGAAGCCGGTCGATGTACTGACAGATGAAGCGTTGATTAGTAAAGCCTCTTTGAAAGAAACGAGCCTTTTTACGTTTGCTAAGCACTTGTCTCTACCCGATCCATATCTATTTACTGAGAATTTCATGACGTATGACCAGGAGGTGCGTAGAAAATGA
- the glmS gene encoding glutamine--fructose-6-phosphate transaminase (isomerizing), producing MCGIVGIIGKENAADILLQGLEKLEYRGYDSAGIYVTNGSGENHLVKSQGRIADLQKKITGELNGTIGIGHTRWATHGRPSERNAHPHTSENGRFTLVHNGVIENFEEIKQEFLQEHSLEGETDTEIVVHLIAHFSKTTETTKEAFQQALSVIKGSYAFALIDEQAPDVIYVAKNKSPLLIGLGDGFNVICSDAMAMLQETNHFVEIADGELVIVGQDKIQIEDQKGNLVFRESYEAQLDLNDIEKGTYPYYMLKEIDEQPSVMRRILAQYTNEEGTTLLDSSIVTEVAQCDRIYIVACGTSYHAGWAGKRLLEELAGIPTEVHLSSEFSYNMPLLSEKPLFLFLSQSGETADSRQVLVKINELGHPSLTLTNVSGSTLSREAKHTLLLHAGPEIAVASTKAYTAQIAVLATLASAVGNAKKNQQAAAFDLSAELSLVATVMETIVDEKMMISQFVEDFLSDTRNAFYIGRGMDYYVSMEAALKLKEISYIQAEGFAAGELKHGTIALIEEGTPVIGIITDERTAAHTRGNLKEVESRGAKTLRIVSDSLAGKEDQLIIPDVHPLLSALVSVVPTQLIAYFATLHRGYDVDKPRNLAKSVTVE from the coding sequence ATGTGTGGAATCGTTGGAATTATCGGAAAAGAGAACGCTGCAGATATTTTATTGCAGGGGTTGGAGAAATTAGAATATAGAGGCTATGACTCAGCCGGAATTTATGTAACGAACGGATCGGGAGAAAATCATTTGGTCAAATCCCAAGGTCGTATCGCTGATTTACAGAAGAAAATCACAGGAGAGCTGAACGGAACAATTGGCATTGGGCACACGCGTTGGGCTACGCATGGCAGACCAAGCGAGAGAAATGCACATCCTCATACTTCAGAGAATGGTCGATTTACTTTGGTTCATAACGGAGTAATCGAAAATTTTGAAGAAATAAAACAGGAATTTCTTCAAGAGCATTCATTGGAAGGTGAGACAGATACAGAAATTGTTGTACATTTGATTGCTCATTTTTCTAAAACAACTGAAACAACAAAAGAAGCGTTCCAACAGGCATTAAGTGTAATCAAAGGATCTTATGCGTTTGCGTTGATTGATGAACAGGCGCCAGATGTTATCTATGTAGCGAAAAATAAGAGTCCCTTATTAATAGGATTGGGTGATGGCTTCAATGTTATTTGTAGTGATGCAATGGCAATGCTGCAAGAAACCAATCACTTTGTAGAAATTGCAGATGGTGAGCTGGTTATTGTCGGACAAGATAAAATTCAGATCGAAGATCAAAAAGGCAACTTGGTTTTCCGCGAATCATACGAAGCACAACTAGATTTGAATGATATTGAAAAAGGGACATATCCGTATTACATGCTCAAAGAAATTGATGAGCAGCCAAGTGTGATGCGTCGAATCCTTGCGCAGTATACAAATGAAGAAGGAACAACATTGTTGGATTCTTCAATTGTTACTGAAGTTGCTCAATGTGACCGCATATATATTGTTGCTTGTGGAACAAGCTACCATGCCGGTTGGGCAGGAAAACGACTTTTGGAAGAATTGGCAGGAATTCCGACAGAAGTTCATCTTTCCAGTGAATTTAGCTACAACATGCCGCTATTATCTGAGAAGCCTTTGTTCCTTTTCTTGAGCCAAAGCGGTGAGACGGCAGATAGTCGTCAAGTATTGGTAAAAATCAATGAGCTAGGACATCCATCATTGACATTGACGAATGTTTCAGGTTCTACGTTATCAAGAGAAGCAAAGCACACCTTGTTACTTCATGCTGGTCCTGAAATTGCGGTGGCCTCTACAAAAGCATATACAGCTCAAATCGCGGTTCTGGCTACCTTAGCTTCAGCGGTAGGAAATGCAAAAAAGAATCAACAGGCGGCAGCCTTTGATCTTTCTGCTGAGCTGAGCTTAGTTGCAACGGTGATGGAGACGATTGTTGATGAGAAAATGATGATTAGTCAGTTTGTCGAGGATTTTCTATCAGATACTCGTAATGCGTTTTATATAGGACGAGGAATGGATTACTATGTGTCGATGGAAGCAGCATTGAAGCTGAAGGAAATATCCTATATTCAAGCAGAGGGATTTGCAGCCGGAGAATTGAAGCATGGAACGATTGCACTGATCGAAGAAGGAACGCCCGTTATTGGAATTATTACGGATGAAAGAACTGCGGCACATACAAGAGGAAACTTGAAAGAGGTGGAGAGCAGAGGTGCTAAGACGTTGCGAATCGTAAGTGACTCCTTAGCGGGAAAAGAAGATCAGCTAATCATTCCTGATGTTCATCCTTTGCTGAGCGCATTAGTCAGTGTTGTGCCAACACAGTTGATCGCTTACTTTGCAACCTTGCATAGAGGATATGATGTGGATAAACCGAGGAATCTAGCAAAAAGTGTGACGGTAGAATAA
- a CDS encoding ECF-type riboflavin transporter substrate-binding protein produces MKKDFSVKTIVAIGIGSAVFVILGRFAVIPTGFPNTNLETAYPFLALMSALFGPIAGGLIGLIGHTLKDFTTYGSAWWSWIICSGIIGLVYGFAGRKMDLEHGEFTKKDMITFNIYQVIGNAVVWGLIAPTLDVLIYSEPASKVYTQGGIAVVSNVIAVGVIGTLLMKAYAATRTKKGSLSKD; encoded by the coding sequence ATGAAAAAAGATTTTTCAGTTAAAACAATTGTTGCGATAGGAATCGGTTCCGCTGTGTTTGTCATTTTAGGTCGTTTTGCAGTTATCCCAACCGGATTTCCTAATACGAACCTAGAAACAGCCTATCCATTTCTAGCATTGATGTCTGCCTTATTTGGACCAATTGCCGGTGGCTTGATTGGTCTGATCGGTCATACCTTGAAAGATTTTACTACGTACGGAAGTGCTTGGTGGAGCTGGATCATTTGTTCTGGAATTATTGGACTTGTCTATGGATTTGCAGGAAGAAAAATGGATTTGGAGCATGGTGAATTCACAAAGAAAGACATGATCACCTTCAACATTTATCAAGTCATTGGTAATGCGGTGGTTTGGGGACTGATTGCGCCAACTTTGGATGTGCTGATTTACAGTGAACCTGCGAGTAAAGTGTATACGCAAGGAGGAATCGCAGTGGTATCGAACGTGATAGCTGTAGGTGTTATCGGAACATTATTGATGAAGGCTTACGCAGCAACACGAACGAAAAAAGGAAGTCTGTCAAAAGACTGA
- a CDS encoding SAM hydrolase/SAM-dependent halogenase family protein, translating to MGKYLVLQTDFGLGDGAVSAMYGVAHMVSDEIVVEDLTHEIPPYDIWVASYRLYQTVKYWPKGSVFVSVVDPGVGSTRRSIVAKTVSGHYIITPDNGSLTHIHHYQGIEEIRAIDEVKSRLPHSEESHTFHGRDIYAYNGARLAHGEIEFTELGSVVTADTLELLPLIEAKRNSGILEGSIDVLDVRFGSLWTNIPLDFMKQEQIAHGDNLQVTIFHQGKKVYQNIMQFAKSFADVHIGEPLVYVNSLVNIGVAVNQDSFSDLYHIGTGTEWTIQLRKAPKIIFE from the coding sequence GTGGGAAAATATTTAGTATTACAGACGGATTTTGGTCTGGGAGATGGTGCAGTCAGTGCGATGTATGGTGTTGCACACATGGTCAGCGATGAGATCGTCGTGGAGGATCTGACACATGAGATTCCCCCGTATGACATTTGGGTCGCTTCGTATCGTTTGTATCAGACGGTGAAGTATTGGCCGAAAGGGTCAGTTTTTGTTTCAGTTGTTGATCCAGGAGTAGGAAGTACAAGAAGAAGTATTGTAGCAAAAACAGTTTCCGGTCATTATATCATTACGCCGGACAATGGTTCATTGACACATATTCATCATTACCAAGGAATTGAAGAAATTCGAGCGATTGATGAAGTGAAAAGCAGATTGCCTCATTCAGAAGAAAGTCATACATTTCATGGACGCGATATTTACGCTTATAATGGTGCGCGTTTAGCTCATGGAGAGATCGAGTTTACTGAGCTGGGCAGTGTTGTAACAGCAGATACGTTAGAGCTTCTGCCGCTGATTGAAGCAAAACGAAATAGTGGTATTTTAGAGGGGAGTATTGATGTTTTAGATGTCCGTTTTGGCTCTCTATGGACCAATATCCCATTGGATTTCATGAAGCAAGAACAAATAGCTCATGGGGATAATCTACAGGTTACGATTTTTCATCAAGGAAAAAAAGTGTATCAGAATATTATGCAGTTTGCGAAATCATTTGCAGATGTCCATATCGGAGAACCTCTGGTATATGTCAATTCATTAGTCAATATCGGTGTTGCAGTCAATCAGGATTCTTTTTCTGATTTATATCATATCGGCACAGGAACAGAATGGACGATTCAGTTGAGAAAAGCGCCAAAAATTATTTTTGAATAG
- a CDS encoding energy-coupling factor transporter transmembrane component T family protein, giving the protein MSEHQMLGYTPDDTLIHKLNGTTKLLFLILLSVACMTTYDTRFLLGMSVASVVLFKLSNIKWHQISFVIKFIFVFSVLNILAVYLFSPEYGVELYGSRTVLWGGIGRFTLTSEQLFYEFNLVLKYFCTIPLALIFLLTTNPSEFASSLNRLGVSYKISYAVALAIRYIPDIQEDYFDISLAQQARGYELSRKGKFSQRIKGMAQIVFPLILSSLDRIETISTAMELRRFGEKKKRTWYAQQPFHKVDFLVMLLGVLLTIFSFSLFKVNGGRFYNPFQ; this is encoded by the coding sequence ATGAGTGAGCATCAAATGTTGGGTTACACCCCAGATGATACACTGATCCACAAACTAAATGGGACAACGAAACTGTTATTTTTGATCCTGTTGTCAGTTGCTTGTATGACAACCTATGATACGCGCTTTTTGTTGGGCATGAGTGTAGCTTCGGTTGTTTTATTCAAGCTATCCAATATCAAGTGGCACCAAATTTCGTTTGTTATCAAATTTATTTTTGTTTTTTCTGTACTGAATATTTTAGCTGTCTATCTTTTTTCACCGGAGTATGGTGTGGAATTATATGGGAGTAGAACAGTTTTGTGGGGAGGGATCGGACGGTTTACACTGACCTCTGAGCAATTATTTTATGAGTTTAATTTGGTTTTGAAGTATTTTTGTACAATTCCTTTAGCACTGATTTTTCTATTGACGACAAACCCAAGTGAATTTGCTTCAAGCTTGAATCGTCTGGGTGTCAGTTATAAAATCAGTTATGCAGTTGCTTTGGCGATTCGCTACATCCCAGATATTCAGGAAGATTATTTTGATATCTCCTTGGCTCAGCAAGCTCGTGGCTATGAGCTGTCTAGAAAAGGCAAGTTCAGTCAGCGAATTAAAGGAATGGCACAAATTGTTTTTCCGCTGATTTTGTCGAGTTTAGATCGAATAGAAACCATCAGTACAGCGATGGAGCTTCGCCGCTTTGGTGAGAAGAAAAAGCGTACTTGGTATGCACAGCAACCATTTCATAAGGTTGATTTTTTAGTTATGCTGCTAGGGGTTCTATTGACGATTTTCAGTTTTTCATTGTTCAAAGTAAACGGTGGACGTTTCTACAATCCATTTCAATAA
- a CDS encoding helix-turn-helix domain-containing protein, protein MERLLSTKIARRILLLNWLYGAEDWITAERLATKLRCSVKTVFKDCDYLESHWEDHLTIDVSKKKGLKMSLSSNHSVHDIYADILKGSDAFTLLEAVFFHPGEDSEALEKRCYMSSSTLYRLYRKINIPLKERSLKLERNPFALSGNSEQDIRYFFSYYFVEVYGVHRWPFKLEKEKILNIVQKLNNDFQLYLSDIRVIHLAFSIAVSLTRIEQGYMSQYESPDTTVFRTSAGAVTSMEYRNELSPFIDDLALSLPEDWYEDFSQTVFWWLPCRKTDEGKQVLHAVEFLISEIQSSLNLSIDAQSHEKITKVIQNIYCLHQMYPYKKHIIYSRFFYSGKSIKQNFILFSAFTSKALGQLEKESGFPWKSMYLNEILHCLMLYWQELPAQLFKRRGKVSITVLSDLGKEHAEVMSSIIKMVFTNNVVVTTQHASLLNTLSKNSVEKSDLYVTNHRIQYLAGERVVVVEDILSQRNIIELRKIIEQNQLRAFRRAKRQAMISN, encoded by the coding sequence ATGGAACGACTGCTTTCTACTAAAATAGCTCGAAGAATCTTGTTATTGAATTGGCTCTATGGCGCAGAAGATTGGATCACAGCTGAGAGACTAGCCACTAAACTTCGTTGCTCTGTAAAAACAGTGTTCAAAGATTGTGACTATTTGGAATCACATTGGGAAGATCACTTGACAATCGATGTCTCAAAGAAAAAAGGACTGAAAATGTCTCTTTCTTCTAATCACTCTGTTCATGATATTTATGCAGATATCCTCAAAGGTTCAGATGCGTTTACATTATTGGAAGCCGTTTTTTTTCATCCTGGTGAAGATTCAGAAGCCTTAGAAAAAAGATGCTATATGAGCAGCTCCACACTCTATCGTCTCTATCGAAAAATAAACATCCCTTTAAAAGAACGAAGCCTGAAACTTGAAAGAAACCCTTTCGCCCTATCAGGAAATAGCGAACAGGACATTCGTTATTTCTTCTCTTATTATTTCGTAGAAGTATATGGCGTTCATCGTTGGCCCTTTAAACTAGAAAAAGAAAAAATTCTTAATATTGTCCAAAAATTAAACAATGATTTCCAACTTTATCTCAGTGATATTCGTGTTATCCATCTGGCCTTTTCCATAGCCGTATCACTTACCAGGATCGAGCAAGGTTATATGAGTCAGTATGAATCACCAGACACAACTGTGTTCCGAACAAGTGCCGGAGCTGTTACTTCTATGGAATATAGAAATGAACTTTCTCCCTTTATTGATGATTTGGCTCTCTCTTTGCCTGAAGATTGGTATGAGGATTTTAGTCAGACTGTCTTCTGGTGGCTTCCTTGCCGGAAAACAGATGAAGGAAAACAAGTGCTTCACGCTGTAGAATTTCTCATTAGTGAAATACAATCAAGCTTGAACCTATCCATAGACGCACAAAGTCACGAAAAAATAACTAAGGTTATCCAAAATATTTATTGCCTTCACCAGATGTATCCTTATAAAAAGCATATCATCTACTCGCGCTTCTTCTATTCCGGGAAATCAATCAAACAGAATTTCATCCTGTTTTCGGCCTTCACTTCCAAGGCTTTAGGACAGCTGGAAAAAGAAAGCGGTTTTCCTTGGAAAAGTATGTATTTGAATGAGATCCTTCATTGTCTGATGTTGTATTGGCAGGAATTACCGGCACAGCTTTTCAAACGTAGGGGGAAGGTCTCTATCACTGTTTTGAGTGATCTAGGGAAAGAACACGCTGAAGTGATGAGCTCAATCATAAAAATGGTTTTTACAAATAATGTGGTTGTTACAACACAGCACGCCTCACTCTTAAATACCCTGAGCAAAAATTCGGTTGAAAAGAGCGATCTTTATGTCACCAATCATCGTATTCAATACTTGGCAGGTGAGCGAGTTGTGGTTGTCGAAGATATCTTGTCACAAAGAAATATTATTGAACTGCGAAAAATCATAGAGCAAAATCAATTGCGTGCATTTAGACGAGCAAAAAGACAAGCAATGATCTCTAATTAG